Below is a window of Pseudomonas eucalypticola DNA.
CGGCTGTCTTCCTTGGGGCGCATGGTCGCCTCCCTGGCGCACCAGATCCGCACGCCGCTGTCGGCCGCGCTGCTCTACGCCAGCCATTTGACAGAGCAGGCGTTGCCCGTGGAAACCCAACAGCGGTTCGCCGGGCGCCTCAAGGAGCGCCTGCACGAACTCGAGCACCAGGTGCGCGACATGCTGGTGTTCGCCCGGGGCGAACTGCCGCTCAGTGATCGGTTGACCCCCCAGGCGCTGTTCCAGGCCTTGAAGGCGGCGGCGCATACCCATGTGCAGGATGTGGCAGTGCGCTGGCAGTTCGATTGCCCCGGCGGTGAACTGCTGTGCAACCGCGACACCCTGGTAGGGGCGCTATTGAACCTGATCGAAAACGCCGTGCAGGCCTCCCACACGCAAGCCCGGGTCAAGATTCACCTGTACGCCCGCGACCACGAATTGCGCCTGGCCATCAGCGATAACGGCAGCGGCATCGAGCCGGCCGTGCTGGCGCGCCTGGGCGAACCCTTCTTTACCACCAAGACCACCGGCACCGGCCTGGGCCTGGCCGTGGTCAAGGCTGTGTCCCGCGCCCACCAGGGCGAGCTGGCGATACGTTCGCGGCCGGGGCGCGGTACCTGTGCGCTGGTGGCGCTGCCATTGATCCATACCCGTGTGGTGCAGGAGTAACGCTGATGGCCATCAAGGTCTTGCTGGTCGAAGATGATCGCGCGCTGCGTGAAGCGCTGGGCGACACACTGGAGCTGGGCGGCTATGCCTTCCATGCGGTGGGCAATGCCGAAGAGGCGCTGCTGGCAGTGGCCAGCGAGGCCTATGGCCTGGTCATCAGTGACGTGAACATGCCAGGCATGGATGGCCACCAGTTGCTGTGCCAACTGCGCAGCCGCCAGCCGCAATTGCCAGTGCTGCTGATGACTGCTCACGCGGCGGTGGACCGTGCCGTGGAAGCGATGCGCGCCGGCGCCGCCGATTACCTGGTCAAGCCGTTCCTGCCCAAGGCCCTGCTGGACCTGGTGGCGCGTCACGCCCTGGGCTGCCTGACCGGCAGCGATACCGAAGGGCCGATCGCCGTCGAGCCGGCCAGCGCCCGCTTGCTGGAGTTGGCCGCGCGGGTGGCGCGCAGTGATTCCACGGTGCTGATCTCGGGCGAGTCGGGCACCGGCAAGGAAGTGCTGGCGCGGTACATTCACCAGCAATCACAGCGGGCCAACCAGCCGTTCATTGCCATCAACTGCGCGGCCATCCCAGACAACATGCTCGAAGCCACGCTGTTCGGCCATGAGAAAGGTTCGTTCACTGGCGCCATAGCCGCCCAGCCAGGCAAGTTCGAACAAGCCGATGGCGGAACGCTGCTGCTCGACGAGATTTCCGAAATGCCCCTGGGCCTGCAAGCCAAGCTGCTGCGCGTGTTGCAGGAACGGGAAGTGGAGCGGGTAGGGGCGCGCAAGCCCATTGCCCTGGACATTCGCGTGGTGGCCACCACCAACCGCGACCTGGCCGGTGAAGTGGCGGCGGGGCGCTTCCGCGAGGACCTGTACTATCGCCTGTCCGTGTTTCCGCTGGCCTGGCGGCCGCTGCGTGAACGCACCGCCGATATCCTGCCGCTGGCCGAGCGCCTGCTGGCCAAGCACGTCAGCAAAATGAAACACAGCGCCGTGCGCCTGGCGCCCGGCGCCCAGGCCTGTCTGGTCAGCTATCCGTGGCCTGGCAATGTGCGCGAACTGGACAACGCCATTCAGCGGGCGCTGATCCTGCAGCAGGGTGGGGTGATCCAGGCGGAGGATTTCTGCCTGGAAGGGCCGGTGGGGGCGGTGCCGCAACCGGCGCTGTCCATCGTGCGTTCGGCGCCGGCGCCTGTCGAATCCTTGACAGCGCTGGCGCCCGAAGCGGCCGGCGGCCTGGGGGATGACCTGCGCCGTCGCGAGTTCCAGCTGATCATCGACACCCTGCGCACTGAGCGCGGCCGCCGCAAGGAGGCCGCCGAACGCCTGGGTATCAGCCCGCGTACCTTGCGCTACAAGCTGGCGCAGATGCGCGATGCGGGCATGGACGTCGAGGCCAGCCTGTACGC
It encodes the following:
- a CDS encoding ATP-binding protein; its protein translation is MPQAAPMTTAPELEGQPSVEQASRLGLEQAFALFNQMSTQLSDSYSMLEARVAELKGELAVVSAQRMAELAEKERLANRLQHLLDLLPGGVIVIDAHGVVREANPAACQLLGEPLEGVLWRQVITRCFAPRRDDGHEISLKDGRRLSIATRSLGSEPGQLVLLNDLTETRRLQDQLARHERLSSLGRMVASLAHQIRTPLSAALLYASHLTEQALPVETQQRFAGRLKERLHELEHQVRDMLVFARGELPLSDRLTPQALFQALKAAAHTHVQDVAVRWQFDCPGGELLCNRDTLVGALLNLIENAVQASHTQARVKIHLYARDHELRLAISDNGSGIEPAVLARLGEPFFTTKTTGTGLGLAVVKAVSRAHQGELAIRSRPGRGTCALVALPLIHTRVVQE
- a CDS encoding sigma-54-dependent transcriptional regulator, coding for MAIKVLLVEDDRALREALGDTLELGGYAFHAVGNAEEALLAVASEAYGLVISDVNMPGMDGHQLLCQLRSRQPQLPVLLMTAHAAVDRAVEAMRAGAADYLVKPFLPKALLDLVARHALGCLTGSDTEGPIAVEPASARLLELAARVARSDSTVLISGESGTGKEVLARYIHQQSQRANQPFIAINCAAIPDNMLEATLFGHEKGSFTGAIAAQPGKFEQADGGTLLLDEISEMPLGLQAKLLRVLQEREVERVGARKPIALDIRVVATTNRDLAGEVAAGRFREDLYYRLSVFPLAWRPLRERTADILPLAERLLAKHVSKMKHSAVRLAPGAQACLVSYPWPGNVRELDNAIQRALILQQGGVIQAEDFCLEGPVGAVPQPALSIVRSAPAPVESLTALAPEAAGGLGDDLRRREFQLIIDTLRTERGRRKEAAERLGISPRTLRYKLAQMRDAGMDVEASLYAS